A single Anatilimnocola floriformis DNA region contains:
- the recQ gene encoding DNA helicase RecQ: MPIAESSMLEVLQKHWGYSTFRPLQREAMEAVLEHRDSVVVLPTGGGKSLCYQVPAILMDGLAVIVSPLISLMKDQVDGLRESGIAAAAVHSALDPAERQRIANEIRGGNLKLLYVAPERLCTERMLSFLQERKVSFIAIDEAHCISAWGHDFRPEYRMLGELRERFPGIGVHGYTATATEHVRGDIAKQLALRDTEYLVGNFDRPNLIYRVLRREKSGAQIHDVLERHKGEAGIIYCISRKEVDSLTQSLQAAGFRAAAYHAGLSDEDRHRNQDAFLNEQVDVVVATVAFGMGIDKSNVRFVMHTGAPKSLEHYQQETGRAGRDGLDSECVLLHGGNDFMIWRKLNDQVTGDARVQLERNLRGMEGFCTSVVCRHRALVEHFGQTYEGENCGACDVCLDQQEVLPDAMIVAQKILSCVVRVNENFGGDYVAQVLVGSKEQRILENNHDQLSTYGLLKEHRKTTVREWIEQLCGQDFIAREGEYRVLKVTATGREVLRGQRTPRLLATDKKVEATKDTPKKKDFSEGMDAGLFEALRILRRQIAEEQKVPPYVVFTDVTLQDLSRRRPTSDAHFRLAHGVGEHRAKHYGERFLAEIARYASEHGLSTDVTVFAKSREQQAVEALRESSKNSGTKTAAAPLFREGKSLAEVAEQLGRATSTVNDYLTEFLADEGYMSPEPWIDGETFAAICAAANEVGAERLKPIFDKLNGRVSYDQIRPALACWRNQQAQAE, translated from the coding sequence ATGCCCATCGCCGAATCCAGCATGCTCGAAGTCCTGCAAAAGCACTGGGGCTATAGCACTTTTCGGCCGCTCCAGCGCGAGGCGATGGAAGCGGTGCTCGAACACCGCGACTCGGTGGTGGTGCTGCCGACTGGCGGTGGCAAGAGTCTTTGCTATCAGGTGCCGGCCATTCTGATGGATGGCCTGGCGGTGATTGTGTCGCCGCTCATTTCGCTCATGAAAGATCAGGTTGATGGCCTGCGCGAGAGCGGCATTGCGGCTGCGGCTGTGCATAGCGCGCTCGATCCTGCCGAGCGACAGCGGATTGCCAATGAGATTCGCGGCGGCAACTTGAAGCTGCTGTACGTCGCGCCCGAGCGACTCTGCACTGAACGGATGCTGAGCTTTTTGCAGGAACGCAAAGTTTCGTTCATCGCCATCGACGAAGCACACTGCATCAGCGCCTGGGGCCATGATTTTCGGCCTGAGTATCGAATGCTCGGCGAACTGCGCGAGCGTTTTCCCGGCATCGGCGTGCATGGTTACACCGCGACGGCGACGGAGCACGTGCGCGGCGACATTGCCAAGCAACTGGCCCTGCGCGACACGGAATATCTCGTCGGCAATTTCGACCGGCCCAACTTGATCTACCGCGTGCTCCGCCGCGAGAAGAGCGGCGCGCAGATTCACGATGTGCTCGAACGCCACAAGGGTGAAGCTGGCATCATCTATTGCATCTCGCGCAAAGAGGTCGACTCCCTCACGCAATCGCTCCAAGCCGCCGGCTTCCGAGCGGCCGCTTATCACGCGGGATTGTCCGATGAAGACCGTCATCGCAATCAAGATGCATTCCTCAACGAACAAGTCGACGTCGTTGTCGCCACGGTCGCCTTCGGCATGGGTATCGACAAATCGAACGTCCGGTTTGTGATGCATACCGGCGCTCCGAAATCGCTTGAGCACTATCAGCAAGAGACCGGCCGCGCGGGGCGCGACGGCCTCGATTCGGAATGCGTCCTGCTACACGGCGGCAACGATTTCATGATCTGGCGCAAGCTCAACGACCAGGTCACCGGCGATGCCCGCGTGCAACTCGAACGCAACCTCCGCGGCATGGAAGGCTTTTGCACGTCGGTGGTTTGCCGCCATCGCGCGCTCGTCGAACACTTCGGCCAGACTTATGAAGGCGAGAATTGCGGCGCGTGCGATGTCTGTCTCGATCAACAAGAAGTGCTCCCCGATGCGATGATCGTCGCGCAGAAGATCCTCTCCTGCGTGGTGCGCGTCAACGAAAACTTCGGCGGTGACTATGTGGCGCAGGTCTTGGTCGGCTCGAAGGAGCAGCGGATTTTAGAAAACAATCACGATCAACTCTCCACCTATGGTCTGCTGAAGGAGCATCGCAAAACAACGGTTCGCGAGTGGATCGAGCAACTCTGCGGCCAGGATTTTATTGCTCGCGAGGGAGAGTATCGCGTGCTGAAGGTCACCGCGACCGGCCGAGAAGTTCTCCGCGGCCAACGGACGCCGCGACTATTGGCGACGGATAAGAAGGTCGAAGCGACGAAGGACACGCCGAAGAAAAAAGACTTCTCCGAAGGAATGGACGCCGGGCTGTTCGAAGCACTACGGATCCTGCGGCGGCAGATTGCCGAGGAGCAAAAGGTGCCGCCGTATGTCGTGTTTACCGATGTGACGCTGCAGGACCTTTCGCGCCGTCGGCCGACTTCGGACGCTCATTTCCGCCTGGCCCACGGCGTGGGTGAGCATCGCGCGAAGCACTACGGCGAACGCTTTCTCGCCGAGATTGCTCGCTACGCTAGCGAGCACGGGCTTAGTACCGATGTTACCGTTTTCGCAAAATCCCGCGAGCAGCAAGCCGTGGAAGCACTGCGCGAGTCGTCGAAGAACTCGGGCACCAAAACCGCCGCTGCGCCGCTGTTTCGCGAAGGGAAATCGCTGGCCGAAGTCGCAGAGCAGCTGGGGAGGGCGACTTCGACGGTGAACGACTACCTGACCGAGTTCCTTGCCGACGAAGGTTATATGTCGCCCGAACCTTGGATCGATGGCGAAACCTTTGCCGCTATTTGTGCAGCCGCCAACGAAGTCGGTGCAGAGCGGCTCAAGCCGATCTTTGACAAGCTCAACGGCCGCGTTTCCTACGACCAGATTCGCCCCGCACTCGCCTGCTGGCGAAATCAACAGGCCCAAGCCGAGTGA
- a CDS encoding S41 family peptidase, with translation MSLATVRGLLLCCFISGLLAPLSAQETKSDAKTEAKPAAKPEKEALDYELIKLFTDSLDQVERNYVKEIDRRELLEAAIKGMLTKLDPYSQYIPPNELEKFRSSVENEFGGIGITVSVESGELTVISPIFRTPAYNAGIRGGDIILEIEGQSTKGITLDDAVKRMKGKIGTAVKVKVQHIADNKVAELEVKRDLIRVDSVLGDHRKDDFNWDYMLDGDKKIAYIRITNFGRHTADELRSVLSELTAADMKGLILDLRFNPGGLLSTGIDVCDLFVEEGKIVSTAGRNAPERLWKAKKEGTFSEVPMVVLVNHYSASASEIVAACLQDHDRAIVIGERSWGKGSVQNIVELEQGKSALKLTTAGYLRPSGKNIHRQEGAKESEEWGVSPNEGFEVKTSKDDDSRWLEDRRQRDVIKVAKPRPPMAQEPPVEPYVDQPLQKAKEYLVDKAAKVLAAKQAAAK, from the coding sequence ATGTCGCTGGCTACCGTTCGCGGATTGTTGCTCTGCTGTTTTATCAGCGGCTTGCTGGCTCCGCTCTCCGCGCAAGAAACGAAGTCCGACGCCAAAACCGAAGCGAAGCCGGCAGCCAAGCCTGAAAAGGAAGCCCTCGATTACGAACTCATCAAGCTCTTCACCGATTCGCTCGACCAGGTCGAACGAAACTACGTCAAAGAGATCGATCGCCGCGAACTGCTCGAAGCAGCCATCAAGGGAATGCTGACGAAGCTCGATCCCTACTCGCAGTACATCCCGCCAAACGAGCTCGAAAAATTCCGCAGCAGCGTCGAGAACGAGTTCGGCGGCATTGGCATCACGGTCTCGGTCGAGTCGGGCGAACTGACCGTCATCAGCCCGATCTTTCGCACGCCGGCTTACAACGCAGGCATTCGTGGCGGCGACATCATCCTCGAGATCGAAGGGCAGTCGACCAAGGGAATCACGCTCGACGATGCCGTGAAGCGGATGAAGGGCAAGATCGGCACCGCCGTGAAGGTGAAAGTGCAACACATCGCCGACAATAAAGTCGCAGAGCTGGAGGTCAAGCGCGACCTAATCCGCGTCGATAGCGTGCTCGGTGATCATCGCAAGGACGACTTCAACTGGGACTACATGCTTGATGGCGACAAAAAGATCGCCTACATCCGCATCACCAATTTCGGCCGGCACACTGCCGATGAACTGCGGAGCGTGCTGAGCGAACTGACCGCCGCAGACATGAAAGGACTGATTCTCGATTTGCGATTCAATCCTGGCGGCCTGCTGAGCACCGGCATCGACGTGTGCGATCTGTTTGTCGAAGAAGGCAAAATCGTCAGCACCGCCGGCCGTAATGCTCCCGAGCGATTGTGGAAGGCGAAAAAAGAAGGGACCTTCAGCGAAGTACCGATGGTGGTGCTGGTGAATCATTACAGCGCGAGCGCCAGCGAAATCGTCGCGGCTTGCCTGCAGGATCACGACCGCGCGATCGTCATCGGCGAACGAAGCTGGGGCAAAGGAAGCGTGCAAAACATCGTTGAGCTTGAACAAGGCAAGAGCGCACTGAAGCTCACCACGGCGGGTTACTTGCGGCCGAGCGGCAAGAACATCCATCGCCAGGAAGGAGCCAAGGAAAGCGAAGAATGGGGCGTATCGCCGAACGAAGGCTTTGAAGTGAAGACCTCGAAGGACGACGACAGCCGTTGGCTCGAAGATCGCCGGCAGCGCGATGTGATCAAGGTCGCCAAGCCGCGGCCGCCGATGGCGCAAGAGCCACCCGTTGAGCCGTATGTCGATCAGCCATTGCAGAAAGCCAAGGAATATCTCGTCGACAAGGCCGCGAAAGTGCTCGCGGCAAAGCAGGCAGCGGCCAAATGA
- the tsaD gene encoding tRNA (adenosine(37)-N6)-threonylcarbamoyltransferase complex transferase subunit TsaD, translated as MTLPGSDSKYLLAIETTCDETAAAVISDDLQVLSSVVASQEELHRRYAGVVPEIAARAHVERLLPVIDEALQRAAIEPAQLDLIAVAHTPGLAGSLLVGVSAAKALAVALDKPLVALNHLHAHIYACRLAAAKEIFPCLGLIVSGGHTSLYHCHSPTNFESLGGTIDDAAGEAFDKVATLLGLSYPGGPSISKAAESGNPKAYRFPRGLANQKHRLNFSFSGLKTAVRYEIWGPGQPVAGPPPLSPQQVSDIAASFQFAVVESIVEKTLEALKQTRLKRLCVGGGVAANRLLRERLQQETARLRVELHIAPPALCTDNAVMGAIAWEMFQAGQLADLELDVLPGLVRE; from the coding sequence ATGACGTTGCCTGGATCCGACTCGAAGTATCTGCTCGCGATCGAAACAACCTGCGATGAAACTGCCGCCGCTGTGATCAGCGACGACTTGCAGGTGTTGTCGTCGGTCGTGGCATCGCAGGAAGAACTACACCGTCGCTATGCCGGTGTCGTGCCCGAGATCGCCGCGCGAGCGCATGTCGAACGGCTGTTGCCGGTGATCGATGAAGCGTTACAGCGGGCCGCAATCGAACCGGCTCAGCTCGATCTGATTGCAGTCGCGCATACACCAGGCCTCGCAGGTTCTTTGCTGGTGGGTGTTTCGGCGGCAAAGGCACTGGCCGTCGCGCTCGACAAGCCGCTGGTCGCCCTCAATCACTTGCATGCGCACATTTACGCCTGTCGCCTGGCAGCGGCCAAGGAGATTTTTCCTTGCCTCGGTTTGATCGTGAGCGGCGGTCACACCAGCTTGTATCACTGCCATTCGCCGACGAATTTTGAGTCGCTGGGCGGCACGATCGACGACGCCGCCGGCGAAGCCTTCGATAAAGTCGCCACGCTCCTCGGCCTGTCGTATCCGGGTGGTCCGTCGATTTCGAAAGCAGCCGAGAGCGGCAATCCCAAGGCCTATCGTTTTCCGCGCGGCCTCGCCAATCAGAAGCACCGGCTCAACTTCAGCTTCTCCGGCTTGAAGACCGCCGTGCGCTACGAAATCTGGGGACCAGGTCAGCCGGTCGCCGGGCCACCGCCGTTGTCGCCGCAGCAGGTCAGCGACATTGCGGCCAGCTTTCAATTCGCCGTGGTCGAGAGCATCGTCGAGAAGACGCTCGAGGCGCTAAAACAAACGCGGCTCAAGCGGTTGTGCGTCGGCGGCGGAGTGGCAGCCAATCGCTTGCTCCGCGAACGACTGCAGCAGGAAACTGCGCGACTGCGAGTAGAACTCCACATCGCGCCGCCAGCTCTCTGCACCGACAACGCCGTGATGGGGGCTATCGCCTGGGAGATGTTCCAGGCGGGCCAACTAGCCGACCTGGAACTCGATGTGCTGCCAGGTCTGGTGCGCGAGTAG
- a CDS encoding SDR family NAD(P)-dependent oxidoreductase, translated as MQVNNQTFLITGGASGLGQACARRLVQHGGNVVIADLNATAGNALVAELGESHAAFHATDVTSAESGQAAVDLAVQRFGGLQGLINCAGILGASRVLGKEGPHDLNLFRRVIEVNLIGTFNMIRLAAVAMSRGTPNAEGERGVIVCTASVAVEDGQIGQAAYAASKGGVASMTLPIARELGKQGIRIVSVAPGVFETAMMQAAPTAVRDSLAAQIPFPSRFGRPEEFAQFVQQIFENPYFNGSVVRLDGAIRMGAK; from the coding sequence ATGCAAGTAAATAATCAGACATTCCTGATCACCGGTGGCGCTTCGGGATTGGGCCAGGCTTGTGCGCGGCGACTGGTGCAGCACGGCGGCAACGTGGTGATCGCCGATCTGAATGCAACGGCAGGAAATGCGCTGGTTGCGGAGCTCGGCGAATCGCACGCTGCCTTTCATGCAACTGATGTGACCTCGGCCGAGAGTGGCCAAGCCGCGGTTGATCTCGCGGTGCAGCGCTTCGGCGGTTTGCAGGGCTTGATCAATTGCGCTGGCATTCTTGGCGCGAGTCGCGTGCTGGGCAAAGAGGGTCCACACGATTTGAATCTCTTCCGCCGCGTGATCGAAGTGAATCTGATCGGCACATTCAACATGATCCGCCTAGCCGCCGTCGCGATGAGCCGCGGCACGCCAAACGCCGAAGGAGAACGCGGCGTGATTGTGTGCACGGCCTCGGTCGCCGTCGAAGATGGCCAGATCGGCCAGGCCGCTTACGCCGCATCGAAGGGTGGCGTAGCTTCGATGACACTGCCGATCGCCCGCGAGCTCGGCAAGCAAGGGATCCGCATCGTCTCGGTCGCGCCCGGCGTCTTCGAAACGGCCATGATGCAAGCGGCTCCTACCGCCGTCCGCGATTCCCTCGCCGCGCAAATTCCGTTCCCCTCGCGCTTCGGCCGGCCCGAAGAGTTCGCGCAGTTCGTGCAACAGATCTTTGAAAACCCCTACTTCAACGGCAGCGTTGTCCGCCTCGACGGCGCCATTCGCATGGGCGCGAAGTAA
- a CDS encoding DUF3592 domain-containing protein, producing MSQDFYQQSEFVKPTEMPSTGLFRDGKQLVVELGDHQFPDRCLKTDVPISGAHALIKLLTYNVLAEELNLIRGLVVASTNQLPTIRESKGNNVTVQLGVPLAPTQAARLRSSWPLYTAIFFVVWTVACFAGLYVWNQPNQAAIFLGLLIGVLLGIIGMVVGFTQMALRTSHVLAIKRLADRKVWLTGVHADWLARLPVYVASTGLLQRDLQRAVSSQWLSFATAIGFGLATLVCGPMALLGYSKGMASQSWPEAEASIQHAEMHHHSTSRRGRRSEWWTIDFHFNFQVNNRPYSGEGQQKETSEAAARNNLQGKPPGTKITVFYNPADPNDNRIERGLTNGEIVWIVMASIVSAIALLATIYGMAARARKAGLQAQLDERLARV from the coding sequence ATGTCACAAGATTTCTACCAGCAGTCGGAGTTCGTCAAACCCACGGAAATGCCGTCTACGGGGCTGTTTCGCGACGGCAAGCAGCTGGTTGTGGAGCTGGGCGACCATCAATTTCCCGATCGCTGCTTGAAGACCGATGTGCCGATCAGCGGCGCTCATGCGTTGATCAAACTGCTGACGTACAACGTGCTGGCCGAAGAATTGAATCTGATTCGCGGTCTGGTCGTTGCTTCGACGAATCAGTTGCCGACGATTCGCGAGAGCAAGGGGAACAATGTCACGGTGCAGCTCGGTGTGCCGCTCGCTCCGACGCAGGCCGCGCGGCTGCGGTCGAGTTGGCCACTCTACACTGCGATTTTTTTCGTCGTATGGACCGTTGCTTGCTTCGCCGGCTTGTACGTTTGGAACCAACCGAATCAAGCAGCGATTTTTCTCGGGCTGCTGATCGGCGTGTTGCTCGGCATCATCGGCATGGTCGTTGGGTTTACGCAGATGGCGCTGCGCACGAGTCATGTGCTCGCCATCAAACGCCTCGCCGATCGCAAAGTCTGGCTCACCGGCGTGCATGCCGATTGGCTGGCGCGGCTGCCCGTTTATGTCGCGAGCACGGGGCTGCTGCAGCGGGATTTGCAGCGGGCGGTGTCTTCGCAGTGGTTATCGTTCGCCACGGCGATCGGGTTTGGCCTGGCGACGCTTGTTTGCGGACCGATGGCGCTGCTGGGATACAGCAAAGGTATGGCCAGCCAAAGTTGGCCCGAGGCGGAAGCCTCGATTCAGCACGCCGAGATGCACCACCACAGCACTTCGCGACGCGGCCGGCGGAGCGAATGGTGGACGATCGATTTCCACTTCAACTTTCAGGTCAACAACAGGCCGTACAGCGGCGAAGGCCAGCAAAAAGAAACGTCGGAAGCGGCTGCGCGGAATAACCTGCAAGGCAAACCACCGGGAACGAAGATCACGGTGTTCTACAATCCAGCCGATCCCAATGACAATCGCATCGAGCGCGGTTTGACCAATGGCGAGATCGTGTGGATCGTCATGGCATCGATCGTGAGCGCGATTGCGCTGTTAGCGACGATCTACGGGATGGCGGCCCGAGCTCGCAAAGCCGGCCTGCAAGCGCAGCTTGATGAGCGGCTGGCCCGCGTATGA
- a CDS encoding ribbon-helix-helix domain-containing protein, whose product MAVTVPSDVVAQLDELREKEGWNRSQAVTIAIRELLSKKG is encoded by the coding sequence GTGGCCGTTACAGTGCCGAGTGACGTAGTGGCACAACTCGATGAGCTACGCGAGAAAGAGGGTTGGAACCGCTCACAGGCGGTCACAATTGCCATTCGCGAATTGCTTAGCAAGAAGGGCTGA
- a CDS encoding IS1/IS1595 family N-terminal zinc-binding domain-containing protein gives MIGLPECNHPRSKKSGMTKCGTQRYKCLECGKRFTHSTKVLSGMRLGVEKSAQVISMLCEGLSIRATSRLSGVCKDTILELLLTVGQRCKTFLENVIVGQPVKDVSVDELWSFCMMKERTRKINSLPVGSCGDNYCYVGFERNTRLILAWHSGERTHQNGLEFVQKLQRACEKGRCQISSDGWKPYKHLIPNHFPNADYGMVIKIFASAGDQTRYSPAKIVEMKLRTIAGKPDESRMNTSHSERFNLTIRMGMRRFTRLTNGFSKSHEHHEAALALFFMHYNYVAMHGTIKSTPAQAAGLADRQWTIAEMIEAVGTYVKPEPKRPSIIEAIERIGDN, from the coding sequence ATGATCGGTCTCCCAGAATGCAATCACCCCCGGAGCAAGAAGAGCGGGATGACGAAGTGCGGAACGCAGCGCTACAAGTGCTTGGAATGCGGTAAGCGGTTCACGCACAGCACGAAGGTGCTCAGCGGCATGAGGCTTGGAGTTGAGAAGTCGGCGCAGGTCATCAGCATGCTTTGCGAAGGGTTGAGCATCCGTGCTACTTCGCGTTTGTCGGGTGTCTGCAAAGACACGATTCTCGAATTGCTGCTGACCGTTGGCCAGCGCTGCAAGACATTCCTCGAAAACGTGATCGTCGGCCAGCCAGTGAAGGACGTGAGCGTCGACGAACTTTGGAGCTTCTGCATGATGAAGGAGCGGACCCGCAAGATTAACAGCCTGCCGGTTGGCAGCTGCGGTGACAACTACTGCTATGTCGGCTTCGAGCGCAACACGCGGCTCATCCTCGCTTGGCATTCAGGCGAGCGGACTCACCAGAACGGTTTGGAGTTCGTGCAGAAGCTCCAGCGGGCTTGCGAGAAAGGCCGCTGCCAGATCAGCAGCGACGGTTGGAAGCCCTACAAGCACCTGATCCCGAATCACTTCCCGAACGCCGACTACGGCATGGTCATCAAGATATTCGCGAGCGCTGGCGATCAGACCCGCTACAGCCCCGCGAAGATAGTCGAAATGAAACTGCGGACTATCGCTGGCAAGCCAGACGAGAGCCGCATGAACACCAGCCACAGCGAACGTTTCAATCTGACGATTCGCATGGGCATGCGTCGGTTCACTCGGTTGACGAACGGCTTCAGCAAGTCGCACGAGCACCACGAAGCGGCCTTGGCTTTGTTCTTCATGCACTACAACTACGTCGCGATGCACGGCACGATTAAGTCGACGCCAGCACAAGCGGCAGGTCTGGCAGATCGGCAGTGGACGATTGCCGAAATGATCGAAGCGGTTGGCACCTACGTGAAGCCTGAACCAAAGCGACCATCGATCATCGAAGCGATCGAGCGGATAGGCGACAACTAG
- a CDS encoding DUF1559 domain-containing protein — MIRQSSSLFRVRACRPQQTQSAFTLVELLVVIAIIGVLVALLLPAVQSAREAARRTQCLNHLRQWGLGMHLHVDTFEKLPYAAKSNPRTVWVPQLWPYVEQKALFDSYRFDLNFSDVPNTIQNSLDSPVGKRINIYYCPSDRVNAMQLAPGDPSFRAKGNYNLNWGDVTQPALTTPVAFSPFGYTDFASRDKPRQSKLAEITDGTSSTMLMSEMRAPIVNTHMDHRGDMLNDDEACTYFMTNDPPNSRTPDTMAPNYCVDDTQHKLPCTTGANRSKAARSQHPGGVNVMFADGSQRFITDNISLTSWRAMGTMNGAEVD, encoded by the coding sequence ATGATTCGCCAGTCTTCGTCTCTCTTTCGCGTGCGAGCTTGTCGTCCGCAGCAGACCCAAAGTGCTTTTACCCTGGTCGAGCTTCTGGTGGTGATTGCGATTATCGGCGTGTTGGTGGCGCTCTTGCTGCCGGCCGTGCAATCGGCCCGCGAAGCAGCCCGCCGAACCCAGTGCCTTAATCACTTGCGCCAATGGGGCCTCGGCATGCACTTGCACGTCGATACCTTCGAAAAGCTCCCTTACGCTGCGAAGTCGAATCCGCGCACGGTGTGGGTGCCGCAGCTGTGGCCTTATGTCGAACAAAAAGCGTTGTTCGATTCGTACCGTTTCGATCTCAATTTTTCGGACGTTCCGAATACGATTCAAAATTCGCTCGATTCGCCGGTCGGCAAGCGCATCAACATCTACTACTGCCCGAGCGACCGCGTGAATGCGATGCAGCTCGCGCCGGGCGATCCTTCGTTTCGGGCCAAGGGCAACTACAACTTGAACTGGGGCGATGTGACCCAGCCAGCTTTGACCACTCCCGTGGCCTTTTCGCCCTTTGGTTACACCGACTTCGCTTCGCGTGACAAGCCGCGGCAGAGCAAGCTGGCCGAAATCACCGACGGCACGTCTTCGACGATGCTGATGTCCGAAATGCGCGCTCCGATCGTGAATACTCACATGGATCATCGCGGCGACATGCTGAACGACGATGAAGCCTGCACCTATTTCATGACCAACGATCCGCCGAACTCTCGGACGCCCGATACCATGGCGCCCAATTACTGCGTGGATGACACGCAGCACAAACTGCCTTGCACCACCGGCGCCAATCGTTCGAAGGCAGCCCGTAGTCAGCATCCAGGCGGTGTGAACGTGATGTTCGCCGACGGCTCGCAACGATTCATTACCGATAACATCAGCCTCACTTCGTGGCGGGCGATGGGTACGATGAACGGCGCTGAAGTAGATTAA
- a CDS encoding ATP-dependent DNA ligase, with translation MLLDKSRVEIKLGDYGVAPATALSDSGLLPKVQEYRRLASSRMVPLEPEEIEKRIPKAGYFVSRKVDGEFTVLIYRDGQCVTCNPGGTVRKGLPWQDEAAKALAKAGIKSALIAGELYVSVDGRRPRVHDVTTVARQPQGAADLKRLRFAVFDILAIDDVPVQRPYAETWNQIEKVFGKGTSVHPVETKQAADAGEIRKLFADWVEDSGDEGLVVRSDTAGIFKIKPRHNLDAVVVGFTESVDDRRGMLHDLLLAVKRHDNTLQILTRVGGGFSDDVRREMLSDLKDMVVHSDYAEVNSDHVAYQMVRPDWVVEISCLDLISETTRGGPVNRMVLNFSGVNGHSKYEPVRRLPLAAVISPQFIRQREDKSNHRQDVRIEQVSERVEVTLLERDARQMTLPKSQMLRRDVYKKVAKGETMIRKFVTWQTNKENDSEEFPAYVLHFTDFSPNRKDLLEREVRVSSSLDQINALFAEMVAENIKKGWGLHSSQKFDVEPRPAAVEVAVAVAEVKTPELELVAVAVEAVVAAEEPAPTKSRKKAAPKLASSEPTKKTRKKSG, from the coding sequence ATGCTCCTCGATAAATCGCGGGTTGAGATCAAGCTCGGCGACTATGGCGTAGCCCCGGCGACGGCGTTGTCGGACTCCGGTTTGCTGCCAAAAGTGCAGGAATATCGCCGTTTGGCGTCTTCGCGGATGGTCCCGCTCGAGCCAGAGGAAATCGAAAAGCGGATCCCCAAAGCCGGCTACTTCGTCAGCCGCAAGGTCGACGGCGAATTCACGGTTCTCATCTATCGCGACGGCCAATGCGTTACCTGCAATCCGGGCGGCACGGTGCGCAAGGGATTGCCGTGGCAGGATGAAGCAGCCAAGGCGCTCGCCAAAGCAGGCATCAAGAGCGCGCTGATCGCCGGCGAACTCTATGTCTCCGTCGATGGCCGACGGCCGCGCGTGCACGATGTGACAACCGTTGCCCGCCAGCCGCAGGGGGCTGCCGATCTCAAGCGTTTGCGTTTCGCCGTCTTCGATATTCTCGCGATCGACGACGTTCCGGTGCAGCGACCATACGCCGAGACCTGGAATCAAATCGAAAAGGTCTTCGGCAAGGGAACGAGCGTTCATCCCGTCGAAACCAAGCAAGCCGCCGACGCGGGCGAAATCCGCAAGCTGTTCGCCGATTGGGTCGAAGACTCTGGCGATGAAGGACTCGTCGTTCGCAGCGATACGGCAGGGATTTTCAAGATCAAGCCGCGTCACAACCTCGATGCGGTGGTCGTCGGCTTTACCGAATCGGTCGATGATCGCCGCGGCATGCTGCACGATCTGCTCCTCGCGGTGAAGCGTCACGACAACACGCTGCAGATTCTCACTCGCGTCGGCGGGGGTTTCAGCGACGATGTTCGCCGCGAAATGCTGAGCGACCTCAAAGACATGGTCGTTCACAGCGACTATGCCGAGGTCAATTCCGACCACGTGGCCTATCAGATGGTCCGGCCCGATTGGGTTGTGGAGATCAGCTGCCTCGATCTCATTTCCGAAACGACCCGCGGCGGCCCGGTCAACCGCATGGTGCTGAACTTCAGCGGCGTCAACGGTCATTCCAAATACGAGCCGGTTCGCCGCTTGCCACTCGCTGCCGTCATTTCGCCACAGTTCATCCGCCAGCGCGAAGACAAATCGAATCACCGGCAGGACGTGCGGATCGAGCAGGTCAGCGAGCGCGTGGAAGTGACGCTGCTCGAGCGCGATGCCCGGCAAATGACGCTGCCGAAGAGCCAAATGCTGCGGCGCGACGTTTACAAAAAAGTCGCCAAAGGAGAGACGATGATCCGCAAGTTCGTCACTTGGCAGACGAACAAGGAAAACGACAGCGAAGAGTTCCCCGCTTACGTGCTCCACTTCACCGACTTCAGCCCCAACCGCAAAGACCTGCTGGAGCGTGAAGTCCGTGTCTCGAGTTCGCTCGACCAGATCAACGCGCTCTTTGCCGAGATGGTCGCCGAGAACATCAAAAAGGGTTGGGGCCTACACTCCTCGCAGAAGTTCGACGTCGAGCCCCGACCAGCAGCCGTCGAAGTTGCTGTCGCAGTCGCTGAGGTAAAGACGCCGGAACTGGAACTCGTTGCCGTCGCAGTCGAAGCCGTGGTTGCTGCCGAGGAACCGGCGCCGACAAAGAGCCGAAAGAAGGCCGCGCCGAAGCTCGCGTCGTCGGAGCCGACGAAAAAGACCAGAAAGAAGTCGGGCTAA